GTAAATGTTCAATATATATGAAATAGAAATGTATTTAGGACggtttttaataataaattgaatgaCATACTTGTTCCTTTTGGATTTATTGTTACTAAATAATGAACAACAGTTTCCCATAATTCCATTGTTTTGAGTTCTCCTTGAAGTGACGAACAGTCGGAATGCATTATTCAAGACATTTTTCTAGTAGAAGACAAATTAAATtgtaattattaaattttttcttccgattttcaaattattttttttgattttttcttcaagaaatttgaaaattttgtttatttatttatttacaaaaaaaagattttttggcttgcaaaacaaaatttttgtacagCATGGTTCCTTTCATTAGTTCAGAATCGACCCCCAAATAAGCACGTGCCACTGGAAGACCAAAAAAGttgcaatattttgatttttttctaaagttgtcaacttttgaagtttttgaacttttttcgtaCTTTTCTTCGTTTAAAATGTAAATATCTGTGTCATCAGCAACCTTAATCTCTCAACAATGGATAAAGCTGTGCCTACAATCGGTTCCAAACTGCGTAACGTCGGTCACGTCGAAGTAGTAACGTATCACAAGCCGGAGAAAAGACAGAAAGACATCAATAGCCCTTCGTATTCGCAAAAACCTCAACCTACGAACGAATTCGACATGAAGAAAGCTCGAAACGAAGCCATCAAGTTGGGTATGACCGGATTCTTCAAGTATAAAAGAGAGAAAACCATGAGAGCCATGGCTATCGAACTAGGAGCTAAACCAGATAAGAGAAAAGCCAAGAATTACAAAGATTTACAACAGCTGAGAAAAGATAAACGACAGAAGAGGGAAGCTAGCTTAGCCATGCTTAAAGAAAGTAGCAATCTATCATCTTTGAATCACTACAAGAAGAAATTCGCTCGTAGGAAAGAAGAGAAAGCGAGGAAGAAagaagttgatattttgaacAGTTATGGAAAAGTGAAACGAAAATGATGATTTTGATGGATTTTGGAGTAAGGTATTCTTCGTATTTTTGTTATGAGATCTTCTGTAGTTTTACAGGTTTATTCAATGTTCGTGTTTTCTGTTTTAGCTTCTGAGCTTTGTCGTAAAAATGAGAAAGACTGATCTCGTCGATCTGGTGAAGATGTGAACGCTTTTTGGAACTTCGGAAAGCAAAACGTCCAGCAAATAGCTGCTCATATTCGACCTGCTTCCTATACAGGaattgttttcaataaattatgaTGTTTCAAGCATCGGTTTTGTTATTAACATTGTAAAGAATAAAATTGTTTCGGTTTTTATACGAAATTTTCGTTCGCTTTcttgcagaaattttttcaaaaacacggTGGACACCCGGATAAACCACCAGGCCAAGTTTTTTCACCGCAAAAACGTCAAGAATCGCTCCCCAATTCAAATAGGTAAACAAAATAGGACGAATAAAAATGGCGGAATTCGCAACTACACGAATCTAACAAAGAATTTTCTAAACATAAAacggaaaaaaaatctttaggaaatgaaaaatcaaaatcagttcaTCATAAATCTCTTTTGTTGGTCGGTAGTGAAGGTATTTTCGCGTTCGCGAGTAATATCGTCGATttaaatgtggaaaaaatgacGTGCTAAGTgtttgaaatcgtgaaaatactCCGTTCGTGTACTCAGTTCGCGAtgctaaaattaaaatactccGTAGTCAAATGTGAATTGTAACATGTAGTCGATCTAGTCGACGATTCGTGatacttaatttttaaaccaTACTCGTACCTCAATTTGCGCGTAGTTTGTTATGGTGTAAAAACATGTGAATAATAATGCCTGCGCAGAGTTTATTATCAATGCATAACCGATACTTGAACGGTGTTCCTTTGCCTTCG
This region of Planococcus citri chromosome 5, ihPlaCitr1.1, whole genome shotgun sequence genomic DNA includes:
- the LOC135846244 gene encoding uncharacterized protein C1orf131, producing MDKAVPTIGSKLRNVGHVEVVTYHKPEKRQKDINSPSYSQKPQPTNEFDMKKARNEAIKLGMTGFFKYKREKTMRAMAIELGAKPDKRKAKNYKDLQQLRKDKRQKREASLAMLKESSNLSSLNHYKKKFARRKEEKARKKEVDILNSYGKVKRK